The following coding sequences lie in one Megalodesulfovibrio gigas DSM 1382 = ATCC 19364 genomic window:
- a CDS encoding DUF3987 domain-containing protein, whose amino-acid sequence MTAIPLQDAREKYLERRRVGEELVDRPQQEDDAALAPSCLPAPPPLPVHVFPESIQHMLQTAAEAFNVPLEAPACCLLALTGACIGRTRGLQIKPGWTEHPNLYVALVARSGMGKSPCAKAFFAPLWEAEKACTQQWKEANAQWEADVAAWEAQKRSKHPSTSPRPEPPPRQQLITDDATVESLTDIFADNPRGLLWYRDELAGLILDLDKYSSGPQGSTKTRLMTAYDSGPWKVSRVNKARTGFIPAACLSLFGTIQPAVLADIFTGKDAASGLLARVSFIRAPRDKPPLWTETAFNGPARATLVQLVTGLLRLDFHEDNPLHLTLEPDAKQLFIAWHDELAREQWLGDGEDQDSLLSKLRGQCLRLALQLHCLEDVLAGRDCIGSICAATMAGAIALANWLRGHQEQCWTLLGQAGRVQDPPPLHRRVALAVLGLEGDVQGGRLPTAAIHAWVNDGLDARCQVDSRAVGKACSKIGLRSSRKMHGGGWHIDAQALTRCRAIAGIAPTYPAGQPMT is encoded by the coding sequence GTGACAGCCATCCCCCTGCAGGACGCCCGTGAGAAGTATCTGGAGCGGCGGCGCGTGGGGGAGGAGCTGGTGGACAGGCCACAGCAAGAAGACGATGCAGCCCTTGCGCCGTCCTGCCTGCCTGCGCCCCCACCCCTGCCCGTGCACGTCTTCCCCGAATCCATCCAACACATGCTGCAGACGGCGGCAGAGGCCTTCAACGTGCCCCTGGAAGCGCCAGCCTGCTGCCTCCTGGCCCTCACCGGGGCCTGCATCGGCCGCACCCGCGGCCTGCAGATCAAACCCGGCTGGACCGAGCACCCCAACCTGTATGTGGCCCTGGTGGCCCGCTCTGGCATGGGCAAGAGCCCCTGCGCCAAGGCCTTCTTCGCGCCGCTTTGGGAGGCGGAAAAAGCCTGTACCCAGCAATGGAAGGAGGCCAATGCCCAGTGGGAAGCCGACGTCGCAGCCTGGGAAGCCCAGAAGCGAAGCAAGCACCCCAGCACCTCACCCCGGCCGGAACCGCCGCCGCGGCAACAGCTCATCACCGACGACGCCACGGTGGAGAGTCTCACGGACATCTTCGCCGACAACCCCCGCGGCCTGCTCTGGTATCGGGACGAGCTGGCCGGGTTGATCCTGGACCTGGACAAGTACAGCAGCGGCCCCCAGGGTTCCACCAAAACACGATTGATGACCGCCTATGACTCTGGCCCCTGGAAGGTCTCACGGGTGAACAAGGCCCGCACGGGATTCATCCCCGCGGCCTGCCTCTCCCTCTTTGGGACCATCCAGCCGGCCGTGCTGGCGGACATCTTCACCGGCAAGGACGCCGCGTCCGGCCTGCTGGCCCGCGTGTCCTTCATCCGCGCGCCCAGGGACAAGCCGCCCCTCTGGACGGAAACCGCCTTCAACGGCCCGGCCCGCGCCACCCTGGTGCAGCTCGTCACCGGGCTGCTTCGGCTGGACTTCCATGAGGACAACCCCCTCCATCTGACCCTGGAGCCTGACGCCAAGCAGCTTTTTATTGCCTGGCATGACGAGCTGGCCCGCGAGCAATGGCTTGGGGATGGAGAGGATCAGGATTCCTTGCTCTCCAAACTCCGGGGCCAGTGCCTGCGGCTGGCCCTGCAGCTGCATTGTCTGGAGGATGTGCTGGCCGGCCGGGATTGTATCGGCTCCATCTGCGCCGCCACCATGGCCGGAGCCATCGCGCTGGCCAATTGGCTGCGCGGGCATCAGGAACAGTGCTGGACGCTCCTGGGTCAGGCGGGACGCGTCCAGGACCCGCCGCCCCTGCATCGCCGGGTGGCCCTGGCCGTGCTGGGGCTGGAGGGCGATGTCCAGGGCGGCCGGCTGCCCACGGCAGCCATCCACGCGTGGGTCAACGATGGCCTGGACGCCCGTTGCCAGGTGGACAGCCGGGCCGTGGGCAAGGCCTGCAGCAAGATCGGCCTGCGTTCCAGCCGGAAAATGCACGGCGGGGGGTGGCATATTGATGCCCAGGCCCTGACCCGTTGCCGGGCCATCGCCGGCATTGCGCCGACGTATCCGGCCGGTCAACCCATGACATGA
- a CDS encoding primase-helicase zinc-binding domain-containing protein, which produces MSVFPIDQMRRAGSTAGGEWAGPCPRCGGQDRFRAWPDHPRGKGGRFYCRGCGWTGDGIQYLRDACGASYAEACQAVGGPTAAGRGWMRSHPRPAASSLLSKLPQPTPPPTPPSLWKEAAAAFVAQVAGPSDYSRARGLEDATVQALRLGWNPRDRFVDRLAWGLPPGKRLWLPAGLVIPTMPTVEQGEVVALKIRRLAANGPKYVAIPGGSTAPMVLARAPQDSPAKPIIIVEGELDAILLAQAARDLVTVLALRSVSNKPDATTTALLHAAPAILCALDFDRAGQTAWPWWHATFHARYHPPATGKDVGDMVAAGVDVREWVGWGLEG; this is translated from the coding sequence GTGAGCGTCTTCCCCATTGACCAGATGCGCCGGGCTGGCAGCACCGCCGGGGGCGAGTGGGCCGGCCCGTGCCCGCGCTGCGGTGGACAGGATCGCTTCCGCGCCTGGCCGGACCATCCCCGCGGCAAGGGCGGCCGCTTCTATTGCCGGGGCTGCGGCTGGACTGGCGACGGCATCCAGTACCTGCGGGACGCCTGCGGGGCCAGCTATGCCGAGGCCTGCCAGGCCGTGGGCGGCCCAACCGCTGCAGGACGGGGATGGATGCGCTCACATCCACGCCCGGCAGCCTCATCCCTTCTATCCAAACTACCCCAACCAACGCCACCGCCCACACCGCCCTCTCTATGGAAGGAAGCCGCCGCGGCCTTCGTGGCCCAGGTGGCCGGCCCATCGGACTACAGCCGCGCCCGTGGCCTGGAGGACGCCACGGTCCAGGCCCTGCGCCTGGGCTGGAATCCGCGGGATCGCTTCGTGGATCGCCTCGCTTGGGGCCTGCCGCCGGGCAAGCGACTCTGGCTTCCGGCCGGGCTGGTCATTCCGACAATGCCGACAGTGGAGCAGGGCGAGGTGGTGGCCCTGAAGATTCGACGCCTGGCCGCCAACGGGCCAAAATATGTGGCCATCCCCGGCGGCAGCACCGCGCCCATGGTCCTGGCGCGCGCGCCACAAGACAGCCCCGCCAAGCCCATCATCATAGTAGAAGGCGAGTTGGACGCCATCCTCCTGGCCCAGGCCGCCCGCGACCTGGTGACGGTCCTGGCCCTGCGCAGCGTGTCCAACAAGCCCGACGCCACCACCACCGCCCTGCTGCACGCCGCCCCGGCCATCCTCTGCGCCCTGGACTTCGACCGCGCCGGCCAAACCGCCTGGCCCTGGTGGCACGCCACCTTCCACGCCCGCTACCACCCCCCGGCCACGGGCAAGGATGTGGGGGATATGGTCGCGGCGGGGGTGGATGTCAGGGAATGGGTAGGGTGGGGGCTGGAGGGATGA